One stretch of Amycolatopsis sp. 195334CR DNA includes these proteins:
- a CDS encoding GMC family oxidoreductase yields MGSGSSSDYVIVGAGSAGSALARRLVDAGRTVHVLEAGPADEAEAIHRPQGWPALLAGPQDWAVMTVPQEFANGRSLFWPRGKVLGGSSSLNGMIYMRGHRSDYDGWAAQGCTGWAWDDVLPLFLRSEDHLTGANAHHRTGGPLPVSPITSPHPAARAFVDAAVAAGHKRNEDFNGDDLRGVGFNEMTVRDGRRMSAWQSFVAPVLDNPALTVTTGALIDKVVVESGRAVGVEYVAGGERRVARADAEVVLSAGTIGSPAILLRSGIGPAAHLREVGVEVVAEVAGVGENLHDHPLISVVYESPGPLPEGRANLLEAQFYADSAGWTGAAPDLQPLFLHLVYPAEGYEMPEHGYTIAAGIVAPKSRGTLRLASADPAEPALVDPRILADPYDLEALCDAIEMSREVGRQRAFDPWRKREVAPGPEATTREHVREFARRSVGTYHHQVGTCRMGVDELAVVDPELRVRGVAGLRVADASIMPKVPSCNTNAPAIMVGEKAAELITG; encoded by the coding sequence ATGGGTTCTGGGTCCAGCAGCGACTACGTCATCGTCGGCGCGGGGTCGGCCGGGAGCGCGCTGGCCCGCCGCCTGGTGGACGCGGGCCGCACCGTGCACGTGCTCGAAGCCGGTCCCGCCGACGAGGCCGAGGCGATCCACCGCCCGCAGGGTTGGCCCGCGCTGCTGGCCGGTCCGCAGGACTGGGCCGTGATGACCGTGCCGCAGGAGTTCGCGAACGGGCGGTCGCTGTTCTGGCCGCGGGGCAAGGTGCTCGGCGGCAGCAGCTCGCTGAACGGCATGATCTACATGCGCGGGCACCGGAGCGACTACGACGGGTGGGCGGCGCAGGGCTGCACCGGCTGGGCGTGGGACGACGTGCTGCCGCTGTTCCTGCGGTCCGAGGACCACCTGACCGGGGCGAACGCGCACCACCGCACCGGCGGCCCGCTGCCGGTCAGCCCGATCACCAGCCCGCACCCGGCCGCGCGGGCCTTCGTGGACGCGGCGGTGGCCGCCGGGCACAAGCGCAACGAGGACTTCAACGGCGACGACCTGCGTGGTGTCGGGTTCAACGAGATGACCGTGCGCGACGGCCGCCGGATGAGCGCGTGGCAGAGCTTCGTCGCACCGGTGCTGGACAACCCGGCGCTGACGGTCACCACCGGCGCCCTGATCGACAAGGTGGTCGTCGAAAGCGGGCGAGCCGTCGGGGTCGAGTACGTCGCCGGAGGCGAGCGGCGCGTGGCCCGCGCCGACGCGGAGGTGGTGCTGTCCGCGGGCACCATCGGCTCACCGGCGATCCTGCTGCGCAGCGGCATCGGCCCGGCCGCGCACCTGCGGGAGGTCGGCGTGGAGGTGGTCGCGGAGGTCGCGGGCGTCGGGGAGAACCTGCACGACCACCCGCTGATCAGCGTGGTCTACGAGTCGCCCGGCCCGCTCCCGGAGGGGCGCGCGAACCTGCTCGAAGCCCAGTTCTACGCCGACAGCGCGGGGTGGACCGGGGCCGCGCCGGACCTGCAGCCGTTGTTCCTGCACCTGGTCTACCCGGCCGAGGGCTACGAGATGCCCGAGCACGGGTACACCATCGCGGCCGGGATCGTCGCCCCGAAATCCCGCGGCACGCTGCGGCTGGCCTCGGCGGATCCGGCCGAACCGGCGCTGGTCGACCCGCGGATCCTCGCCGACCCGTACGACCTCGAAGCGCTGTGCGACGCGATCGAGATGAGCCGGGAGGTCGGGCGCCAGCGCGCGTTCGACCCGTGGCGCAAGCGGGAAGTCGCCCCAGGGCCGGAGGCCACCACCCGGGAGCACGTCCGCGAGTTCGCGCGGCGGTCGGTCGGCACGTACCACCACCAGGTCGGCACCTGCCGGATGGGCGTGGACGAGCTGGCCGTGGTCGATCCGGAGCTGCGGGTGCGGGGCGTGGCCGGGCTGCGGGTCGCGGACGCGTCGATCATGCCGAAGGTGCCCTCGTGCAACACGAACGCACCGGCCATCATGGTGGGGGAGAAGGCGGCCGAGCTGATCACCGGTTAG
- a CDS encoding helix-turn-helix domain-containing protein, with product MAGAAAMPVPPSSGFDDWEHRICRTFVPLRAHRPDGPEFRGGVGSANLGSVVLAGVSASCAVVERTRRLIRQDDPELYKFGLQVSGTSVVEQDDRQARLTPGDLAIYDTSRPYRISFSDDFRMTVAMFPRKLVRLPEQRMAGLTAVRLAGDSGLGSLIAPLLKGLGGELDATTTVIATHLGDAVVDLVTAAFAQQLQQPLDEDDSAARRALRARVGRFIDDHLADPDLTSTAVAEAHFVSVRHLQKVFEAEGVPVSALIRSRRLEHCRRDLADPRCAHLPIAAIGRRWGFTDAAHFSRLFRGTFGRSPREYRRAVTARS from the coding sequence ATGGCAGGTGCAGCCGCGATGCCTGTCCCGCCGTCGAGCGGGTTCGACGACTGGGAGCACCGGATCTGCCGCACGTTCGTCCCGCTGCGGGCGCACCGGCCGGACGGACCGGAGTTCCGCGGCGGGGTGGGCTCGGCCAACCTCGGCTCGGTGGTGCTGGCCGGAGTGTCCGCCTCCTGCGCGGTGGTCGAACGCACCCGCCGCCTGATCCGCCAGGACGACCCCGAGCTGTACAAGTTCGGCCTCCAGGTCAGCGGCACCAGCGTGGTCGAGCAGGACGACCGGCAGGCCAGGCTGACCCCGGGCGACCTGGCCATCTACGACACCTCGCGGCCGTACCGGATCTCCTTCAGCGACGACTTCCGGATGACCGTGGCGATGTTCCCGCGCAAGCTGGTCCGGCTGCCCGAGCAGCGGATGGCTGGGCTGACCGCGGTCCGGCTGGCCGGCGACTCCGGGCTCGGCTCGCTGATCGCGCCGCTGCTGAAGGGGCTCGGCGGGGAACTCGACGCCACCACCACGGTGATCGCCACCCATCTCGGGGACGCCGTGGTCGACCTGGTCACCGCCGCGTTCGCGCAGCAGTTGCAGCAGCCGCTCGACGAGGACGACTCGGCGGCCCGCCGCGCGCTGCGGGCCAGGGTCGGCCGGTTCATCGACGACCACCTGGCCGACCCGGACCTCACCTCGACCGCCGTCGCCGAAGCGCACTTCGTCTCGGTCCGGCACCTGCAGAAGGTGTTCGAGGCCGAGGGCGTGCCGGTGTCGGCGCTGATCCGGTCGCGGCGGCTCGAGCACTGCCGCCGCGACCTCGCCGACCCGCGGTGCGCGCACCTGCCGATCGCCGCGATCGGCCGCCGGTGGGGGTTCACCGACGCCGCGCACTTCTCCCGCCTGTTCCGCGGCACCTTCGGCCGGTCGCCGCGGGAGTACCGCCGGGCGGTCACAGCACGATCGTGA
- the styD gene encoding phenylacetaldehyde dehydrogenase StyD — protein sequence MTLTAEPRAGFTSGLFIDGEWSEAAATFDDLNPVTGEVLTKVADASAEDVDRAVRAARKALDGAWGETPGVVRGRLLNKLADLVERDAEELVRLEALDIGKPAGQPAMLDVPNAIATFRHFAGWADKIQGATIPTAGYLGVAKTHSYTVREPVGVIGAIIPWNTPLMIAAWKLGPALAAGNTLVVKPAEDAPLSILHLGRLIEEAGFPAGVVNLVPGLGSGAGAALVAHPDVDKISFTGSPEVGRLIQKSAADTVKRVTLELGGKSPQIVAEDADVRAAIQGIAMGLFFNQGEVCAAGTRVLVHRSHYETVVEALAEAARAQVLGDPFAEDTTMGALVNAEQQRRVLDYIERGKASGARLVVGGEPHDGPGFFVRPAIFADVDHGSAIAQEEIFGPVGAVLPFDTLDEAIAIANDTRYGLAATIWTRDVSNAHHLAAKVRAGAVWVNGWAAIDPALPWGGMKSSGIGRELGWSGILANTEEKVVTIVL from the coding sequence ATGACGTTGACCGCCGAGCCCCGGGCCGGATTCACCAGCGGACTGTTCATCGACGGCGAGTGGTCGGAGGCGGCGGCCACCTTCGACGACCTCAACCCGGTGACGGGCGAGGTGCTGACGAAGGTCGCCGACGCCAGTGCCGAAGACGTGGACCGGGCCGTGCGGGCGGCGCGCAAGGCGCTCGACGGTGCCTGGGGCGAAACCCCCGGCGTGGTGCGCGGCCGGTTGCTGAACAAGCTCGCCGACCTCGTCGAACGCGACGCCGAGGAACTCGTCCGGCTCGAAGCGCTGGACATCGGCAAACCCGCCGGGCAACCGGCGATGCTGGACGTGCCGAACGCGATCGCCACCTTCCGGCACTTCGCCGGCTGGGCCGACAAGATCCAGGGTGCCACCATCCCGACCGCGGGGTACCTGGGCGTGGCGAAGACGCATTCCTACACCGTGCGCGAACCGGTCGGTGTGATCGGCGCGATCATCCCGTGGAACACCCCGCTGATGATCGCCGCCTGGAAACTGGGCCCGGCGCTGGCCGCGGGCAACACCCTGGTGGTCAAACCGGCCGAGGACGCGCCGCTGTCGATCCTGCACCTGGGCAGGCTGATCGAGGAGGCCGGTTTCCCGGCGGGCGTGGTGAACCTCGTGCCCGGCCTCGGCAGCGGCGCCGGTGCCGCGCTCGTCGCCCACCCGGACGTGGACAAGATCAGCTTCACCGGTTCGCCCGAAGTGGGGCGGCTGATCCAGAAGTCCGCGGCGGACACGGTCAAGCGCGTGACGCTGGAACTGGGCGGGAAGAGCCCGCAGATCGTCGCCGAGGACGCCGACGTGCGGGCCGCGATCCAGGGCATCGCCATGGGCCTGTTCTTCAACCAGGGCGAGGTCTGCGCGGCGGGCACCCGCGTGCTGGTGCACCGGTCGCACTACGAGACGGTGGTCGAAGCCCTCGCCGAAGCCGCGCGGGCACAGGTGCTCGGCGACCCGTTCGCCGAGGACACCACCATGGGCGCGCTGGTCAACGCCGAACAGCAGCGGCGCGTGCTCGACTACATCGAGCGGGGCAAGGCCTCCGGCGCCCGCCTGGTCGTGGGCGGTGAACCGCACGACGGGCCGGGGTTCTTCGTGCGCCCGGCCATTTTCGCCGACGTCGACCACGGTTCGGCCATCGCGCAGGAGGAGATCTTCGGCCCGGTCGGCGCGGTGCTCCCGTTCGACACGCTCGACGAGGCGATCGCCATCGCCAACGACACCCGCTACGGCCTGGCCGCGACCATCTGGACCCGTGACGTGTCGAACGCGCACCACCTGGCGGCGAAGGTGCGCGCGGGCGCGGTGTGGGTCAACGGCTGGGCGGCGATCGACCCGGCGCTGCCGTGGGGCGGGATGAAGAGCAGCGGCATCGGCCGCGAACTGGGCTGGAGCGGCATCCTGGCGAACACCGAGGAGAAGGTGGTCACGATCGTGCTGTGA
- a CDS encoding helix-turn-helix domain-containing protein has product MDDLFGVLAKRAEANAIAAVETFVSQIPDYRREAANPRGKAKLLDHALWFRRHTAEKGRTGEPLDESTLAFIGAIGRLRAAGGFTTRSVESALALHTNLMLSEIQAAAAENGDVTELLRLTAWFGAQGLRGCAAYLNGYLDEHALRVKLAQRVRDLAESLLANATSTAEIAHRLSIDVHPEYFVAVLRFTAKSIGAADEIIEAAFKQHSVVATWHEPGELVALLPVDHDRALAVVREMVALGRVPCAVGAATGRAGALAAAAEVARRVADVAPPERVPSTLYGIPEVFVELGVAGVPEIDHWLGELVRRLAGGPELVATLDAYYRNDMNRLGAALALHIHPRTLDYRLRRVRELVGVDPGSVRGVRILSSAVARAAHRGCHR; this is encoded by the coding sequence GTGGATGATCTTTTCGGGGTGCTGGCGAAACGCGCGGAAGCGAACGCTATCGCCGCGGTGGAAACCTTCGTCAGTCAAATACCGGATTACCGGCGGGAGGCGGCGAATCCGCGGGGGAAGGCGAAGTTGCTCGACCACGCCCTGTGGTTTCGAAGACACACCGCGGAAAAGGGGCGGACCGGCGAACCGCTGGACGAAAGCACGCTGGCGTTCATCGGCGCCATCGGCCGGTTGCGGGCGGCGGGCGGGTTCACCACCAGGTCCGTGGAATCCGCGCTGGCCCTGCACACCAACCTGATGCTGAGTGAGATCCAGGCGGCCGCGGCGGAAAACGGGGACGTGACCGAACTGCTCCGGTTGACCGCGTGGTTCGGCGCACAGGGGCTCCGTGGTTGCGCCGCTTATCTCAACGGTTATCTGGACGAGCACGCGTTGCGGGTGAAACTGGCCCAGCGGGTCCGGGATCTCGCCGAATCACTGCTGGCCAATGCCACCAGCACCGCCGAAATCGCCCACCGGCTGAGCATTGACGTGCACCCGGAGTATTTTGTCGCGGTACTGCGTTTCACCGCGAAATCAATCGGGGCCGCGGACGAAATCATCGAAGCCGCCTTCAAACAGCATTCGGTGGTGGCGACGTGGCACGAACCGGGTGAACTCGTCGCCCTGCTCCCGGTGGACCACGACCGGGCGCTGGCGGTGGTCCGGGAGATGGTGGCGCTGGGCCGGGTGCCGTGCGCGGTGGGCGCCGCGACCGGCCGCGCGGGCGCGCTGGCCGCGGCCGCCGAGGTGGCCAGGCGGGTGGCCGACGTCGCGCCACCCGAACGGGTGCCCAGCACGCTGTACGGCATTCCCGAGGTGTTCGTCGAGCTGGGCGTGGCCGGGGTGCCGGAGATCGACCACTGGCTGGGCGAACTGGTGCGGCGGCTGGCCGGCGGCCCGGAGCTGGTCGCGACGCTGGATGCCTACTACCGCAACGACATGAACCGCCTCGGCGCCGCGCTCGCGCTGCACATCCACCCGCGGACGCTGGACTACCGGCTGCGGCGGGTCCGCGAACTCGTCGGTGTCGATCCCGGATCCGTGCGCGGGGTGCGCATCCTGAGCAGCGCGGTCGCCCGTGCCGCGCACCGCGGTTGTCACAGATGA
- a CDS encoding thiamine pyrophosphate-dependent dehydrogenase E1 component subunit alpha: MTLADAATAVQRRDLPLYETMLRIRAFEETALELQRRGEVPGALHPATGHEAIAAGVCAHLGPADHVVSYYRCHGHALAVGVDPAAMFAELLGRATGLNKGKGGSMHLADRSHRFLGGNSIVGANVGIAAGMAAALRIRQEPGAVVVFFGDGAVGAGVVLETLRIAAHQRLPLLFVCENNGYQDRTRSELVSGIAPGAVAAGLGVPSTSVDGNDARAVADAAGALLPIVREERTARFLDAATYLRDFHCQFGPEPPGEYRPVDEVRRWRARDPLSRADFDLTEPRRRAVDEMRLAAAHALAQPEPSVNTVDDDLTAARW; encoded by the coding sequence ATGACGCTGGCGGACGCCGCAACCGCTGTCCAGCGCCGCGACCTGCCGTTGTACGAGACGATGCTCCGGATCCGCGCGTTCGAGGAGACCGCGCTGGAACTGCAGCGGCGCGGGGAGGTCCCCGGCGCGCTCCACCCGGCCACCGGGCACGAGGCGATCGCGGCCGGGGTCTGCGCGCACCTCGGCCCGGCCGACCACGTGGTCAGCTACTACCGCTGCCACGGGCACGCGCTGGCCGTCGGGGTGGACCCGGCCGCGATGTTCGCCGAACTGCTCGGCCGCGCCACCGGGCTCAACAAGGGCAAGGGCGGTTCGATGCACCTGGCCGACCGCTCGCACCGGTTCCTCGGCGGGAACTCCATCGTCGGCGCCAACGTCGGCATCGCCGCCGGAATGGCCGCCGCACTGCGGATCCGGCAGGAACCGGGCGCGGTGGTGGTGTTCTTCGGGGACGGCGCGGTCGGTGCCGGGGTGGTGCTGGAGACCCTGCGGATCGCCGCCCACCAGCGCCTGCCGCTGTTGTTCGTCTGCGAGAACAACGGGTACCAGGACCGCACGCGCAGCGAACTGGTGTCCGGCATCGCGCCGGGTGCCGTCGCCGCCGGTCTCGGGGTGCCTTCGACGAGCGTCGACGGGAACGACGCCAGGGCGGTCGCCGACGCCGCCGGCGCACTGCTCCCGATCGTGCGCGAGGAACGCACCGCGCGGTTCCTCGACGCCGCCACCTACCTGCGCGACTTCCACTGCCAGTTCGGTCCCGAACCACCCGGCGAATACCGCCCGGTGGACGAGGTCCGGCGGTGGCGTGCCCGCGATCCGTTGTCCCGTGCGGACTTCGACCTGACCGAGCCTCGGCGGCGCGCCGTCGACGAGATGCGCCTGGCCGCCGCGCACGCGCTCGCCCAGCCGGAGCCGTCCGTGAACACGGTCGACGACGACCTGACCGCGGCCCGGTGGTGA
- a CDS encoding alpha-ketoacid dehydrogenase subunit beta, translating into MIALHAALVQALRRDPDLVYLCTWQPDLFVDEFGPERIRSMPIAENATLDFAVGLAAAGLRPVVDLARAAFLFTAMDPLVNQATKLRYLTGGQYAVPLTVRAQTRGGGESLGAQHEHLPYAMLAQVPGLVVAVPGSGAEAAGLLATAMTHPDPVVILESPALFTDEPHWAGGDVAGVPFGRVRIARRGKDITIVAIGLGVRHALTAADRLAEFGVSAMVVDVRTVAPLDIAGLAESAAATGSVLVVDEAIGPCSVASEIVANLATAEVVRPRQARRCTALPVPSPFSPALQRAVYPGPESIERQALALLGERSPA; encoded by the coding sequence ATGATCGCCCTGCACGCCGCCCTCGTCCAGGCCCTGCGCCGCGATCCCGACCTGGTCTACCTGTGCACCTGGCAGCCGGACCTGTTCGTCGACGAGTTCGGGCCGGAGCGGATCCGCAGCATGCCGATCGCCGAGAACGCCACGCTCGACTTCGCCGTCGGGCTGGCCGCCGCCGGACTGCGGCCGGTGGTCGACCTGGCCCGGGCCGCGTTCCTGTTCACCGCGATGGATCCGCTGGTCAACCAGGCGACCAAGCTGCGGTACCTGACCGGTGGCCAGTACGCGGTGCCGCTGACCGTGCGCGCGCAGACCCGTGGCGGCGGTGAATCCCTTGGCGCGCAACACGAACACCTCCCGTACGCGATGCTCGCGCAGGTCCCGGGACTGGTGGTCGCGGTACCCGGCAGCGGTGCCGAAGCAGCCGGGCTGCTGGCGACCGCGATGACCCACCCCGATCCGGTGGTCATCCTGGAGTCCCCCGCGTTGTTCACCGACGAACCGCACTGGGCTGGCGGAGACGTCGCCGGAGTTCCGTTCGGCCGGGTCCGGATCGCCCGGCGCGGCAAGGACATCACCATCGTCGCCATCGGGCTCGGCGTGCGGCACGCGCTCACCGCCGCCGACCGGCTCGCCGAGTTCGGCGTCAGCGCGATGGTGGTCGACGTGCGCACGGTCGCCCCGCTGGACATCGCCGGGCTCGCCGAATCCGCCGCGGCGACCGGGTCCGTGCTGGTGGTCGACGAGGCCATCGGCCCCTGTTCGGTCGCCTCGGAGATCGTCGCGAACCTGGCCACCGCGGAGGTGGTGCGGCCACGGCAGGCCAGGCGCTGCACCGCGCTGCCGGTGCCGTCGCCGTTCAGCCCGGCGCTGCAGCGGGCGGTGTACCCCGGCCCCGAATCCATCGAACGGCAGGCACTGGCCCTGCTCGGCGAAAGGTCACCGGCATGA
- a CDS encoding ferritin-like domain-containing protein, whose protein sequence is MTLLKPEITALDDTSFQLFASGRNSEQWSAREIIGDGATELDEADTERAWILASTSYFAEQAGLVAAAELVSETDDVALRLSFATAVSDEARHADAFLAYAVARGGDLANVSEDGFLDELHETLSTVSHLEKFLMHTTFEGIAADEFVLLQRIFAGDPLGEIYRHVRSDEVRHVAIGLNYLRRSYATPEGREEWDAHFGDWSERALRIARLPEVAAGLGAVMGKPAEPIEQWFMRRHRARLRGAGIPVPERR, encoded by the coding sequence ATGACCCTGCTCAAACCCGAGATCACCGCACTGGACGACACCTCGTTCCAGCTCTTCGCCAGCGGCCGGAACAGCGAGCAGTGGTCGGCGCGCGAGATCATCGGCGACGGCGCCACCGAACTCGACGAGGCGGACACCGAGCGCGCCTGGATCCTCGCGTCCACTTCGTACTTCGCCGAGCAGGCCGGACTGGTGGCCGCCGCGGAACTGGTGTCGGAGACCGACGACGTCGCCCTGCGCCTGAGCTTCGCCACCGCGGTGTCCGACGAAGCCAGGCACGCCGACGCCTTCCTCGCTTACGCCGTGGCCCGCGGTGGTGACCTGGCGAACGTCTCCGAGGACGGCTTCCTCGACGAACTGCACGAGACGCTGTCCACCGTGAGCCATCTGGAGAAGTTCCTGATGCACACCACCTTCGAGGGTATCGCCGCAGACGAGTTCGTGTTGCTGCAACGAATCTTCGCCGGTGACCCGCTCGGTGAGATCTACCGGCACGTGCGCTCGGACGAGGTGCGCCACGTCGCGATCGGGCTGAACTACCTGCGCCGCAGTTACGCCACGCCGGAGGGCCGCGAGGAGTGGGACGCGCACTTCGGCGACTGGTCCGAGCGCGCGCTGCGGATCGCCAGGCTGCCGGAGGTGGCCGCCGGGCTCGGCGCGGTGATGGGCAAACCGGCCGAGCCGATCGAGCAGTGGTTCATGCGCCGGCATCGCGCACGTCTGCGCGGGGCCGGAATCCCCGTCCCGGAAAGGAGGTGA
- a CDS encoding RiPP maturation radical SAM C-methyltransferase — protein MRKLNVRLAAMPWQALDMPSLPLGLLRASCRSAGREAPACYHGNMHWAEFLLERSDGELGPNEYLEVAENGIFHGIGDFVFTGVLHGGDFGMAEFTDLLRRRGFDPGRALDMRPHAEEFIDLAAREILAGEPDLVGFSSTFMQNVPSLALAARIKQYAPGVLTVLGGGNCDGPMGAALHRNYACLDYVVRGEGEEIFPALLDAIEREVEPVDLPGLCWRRDGESVANPDRREPLPPGRIPMPDFDDWFELVESSPLEGHVQPKLVLESARGCWWGELHHCTFCGLNGSLMQFRSKAPERVLGEISHLVARHRTLDIIMVDNIIDNAYFTTLLPDIAALDWDLRIHYEVKANLTPAQIGALRDARVAHLQPGIESLSTRVLKLMDKGVDAIRNVRTLRDCHSAQLDTTWNLLFGFPGETDDDYWPLIRQLPALVHLQPPSDATPILLERFSPNFDRPELGFGWRRPAEIYRHVYDLPQRELEDLVYLFDSEELGILGEVVEALEEAIEEWKKRHHESSLLRVDFDGGILLEDRRSGWPVRDHHIEDPALVAAYRELEQGRSSRALLSKVEITAARLEAWLGELREAGLVFHEGDRFLALATTSVPVRIK, from the coding sequence ATGCGCAAGCTCAACGTCCGGCTGGCCGCGATGCCGTGGCAGGCCCTCGACATGCCCTCGCTGCCGTTGGGCCTCCTCCGGGCGTCGTGCCGGTCGGCGGGCCGCGAGGCCCCGGCCTGTTACCACGGGAACATGCACTGGGCGGAGTTCCTGCTGGAGCGGTCCGACGGTGAACTCGGCCCGAACGAGTACCTGGAGGTGGCCGAGAACGGCATCTTCCACGGGATCGGCGACTTCGTGTTCACCGGGGTGCTGCACGGCGGCGACTTCGGCATGGCCGAGTTCACCGACCTGCTGCGGCGCCGGGGTTTCGACCCGGGCCGCGCGCTGGACATGCGCCCGCACGCCGAGGAGTTCATCGACCTGGCGGCCCGCGAGATCCTGGCCGGCGAGCCGGACCTGGTCGGGTTCAGCAGCACGTTCATGCAGAACGTGCCGAGCCTGGCGCTGGCGGCCAGGATCAAGCAGTACGCCCCGGGGGTATTGACCGTGCTCGGCGGCGGCAACTGCGACGGGCCGATGGGCGCCGCGCTCCACCGCAACTACGCCTGCCTGGACTACGTGGTGCGCGGTGAAGGCGAGGAGATCTTCCCGGCGCTGCTGGACGCGATCGAGCGCGAGGTGGAACCGGTGGACCTGCCCGGGCTGTGCTGGCGTCGTGACGGGGAAAGCGTCGCCAACCCCGACCGGCGCGAACCGCTGCCGCCGGGCCGCATCCCGATGCCGGACTTCGACGACTGGTTCGAGCTGGTCGAGAGCTCCCCGCTCGAAGGGCACGTCCAGCCGAAGCTGGTGCTCGAATCGGCCCGCGGCTGCTGGTGGGGCGAGCTGCACCACTGCACCTTCTGCGGGCTCAACGGGTCGCTGATGCAGTTCCGCAGCAAGGCGCCGGAGCGGGTGCTCGGCGAGATCTCGCACCTGGTGGCCCGGCACCGCACGCTCGACATCATCATGGTGGACAACATCATCGACAACGCCTACTTCACCACGCTGCTGCCCGACATCGCCGCGCTGGACTGGGACCTCCGCATCCACTACGAGGTCAAGGCGAACCTGACCCCGGCGCAGATCGGGGCCCTGCGCGACGCCCGCGTGGCGCACCTGCAGCCCGGCATCGAGTCGCTGAGCACGCGGGTGCTGAAGCTGATGGACAAGGGCGTGGACGCGATCCGGAACGTGCGCACCCTGCGCGACTGCCATTCCGCGCAGCTCGACACCACCTGGAACCTGCTCTTCGGCTTCCCCGGCGAGACCGACGACGACTACTGGCCGCTGATCCGCCAGCTGCCCGCGCTGGTCCACCTCCAGCCGCCGTCGGACGCCACGCCGATCCTGCTCGAACGGTTCAGCCCGAACTTCGACCGGCCGGAGCTGGGCTTCGGCTGGCGACGGCCCGCCGAGATCTACCGGCACGTCTACGACCTGCCGCAGCGGGAGCTGGAAGATCTGGTGTACCTGTTCGACAGCGAGGAGCTCGGCATTCTCGGCGAGGTGGTCGAGGCGCTCGAAGAGGCCATCGAGGAGTGGAAGAAACGGCACCACGAAAGCAGTCTGCTGCGCGTCGACTTCGACGGCGGGATCCTGCTGGAGGACCGCCGCAGCGGGTGGCCGGTGCGCGACCACCACATCGAGGACCCGGCGCTGGTCGCCGCCTACCGGGAGCTGGAGCAGGGCCGGTCCAGCCGGGCTCTGTTGTCCAAAGTGGAGATCACCGCGGCACGGCTGGAGGCCTGGCTCGGCGAACTCCGCGAGGCGGGCCTCGTTTTCCACGAGGGCGACCGGTTCCTCGCGCTCGCCACCACCAGCGTTCCGGTGAGGATCAAGTAG
- a CDS encoding DUF5825 family protein — MDVSVDPRVRHVDPVDLLALDPAALSAAGVQLLVLPEPVSFGSDDERDLRFLRLLREAVSYTLRIEWRARAVPFDLTMVGHLPPPLGDEGREWRDTYRFGLCYYQRGPNFVLLKDVRGEGGARYRIDDEQAMSVWPELEPVRHRDSLTPAARELCALLEEEELLMRRGDWVTHLPYRLRRWPVPFDAI, encoded by the coding sequence ATGGACGTTTCGGTCGATCCACGGGTGCGCCACGTCGACCCGGTGGACCTGCTCGCGCTCGACCCCGCGGCGTTGTCCGCGGCCGGGGTGCAGCTGCTGGTGCTGCCCGAACCGGTGAGCTTCGGCTCGGACGACGAGCGGGACCTGCGGTTTCTGCGGTTGTTGCGGGAGGCGGTGTCCTACACCCTGCGGATCGAGTGGCGGGCGCGGGCGGTGCCGTTCGACCTGACCATGGTGGGGCACCTGCCGCCGCCGCTCGGGGACGAGGGCCGGGAATGGCGGGACACCTACCGGTTCGGCCTCTGCTACTACCAGCGCGGGCCGAACTTCGTGCTGTTGAAGGACGTGCGCGGTGAGGGCGGGGCGCGGTACCGGATCGACGACGAGCAGGCGATGTCGGTGTGGCCGGAACTGGAACCGGTGCGGCACCGGGATTCCCTCACCCCGGCGGCGCGGGAACTCTGCGCGCTGCTGGAGGAAGAGGAACTGCTGATGCGCCGCGGTGACTGGGTGACGCACCTGCCGTACCGGCTGCGCCGCTGGCCGGTGCCGTTCGACGCGATCTGA